Sequence from the Clostridium botulinum genome:
GGATATTCTAAAGCATGGCTTCATCATAAAGGGCGAAATAAGCATCATTTAGAGTATTGGATAGATTATGGAGTAAATATAAAAGAAGGACTTGTAGGAATGAAAATGCCAACAAAGTATGTAGTGGAGATGTTTATTGATAGAATGTGTGCTTCAATGAATTATCAAAAGGAGAAGTATAGTGATAGAAGTGCATTAGAATATTATAATATAGGCAAAAATCATTATATTTTGCATAAAGAAACGAGAGAATTACTAGAATTTTTACTTAATAAA
This genomic interval carries:
- a CDS encoding DUF5662 family protein gives rise to the protein MNLINHFRTITNHKLLVMKYCFKVGLYKQGLLHDLSKYYWVEFSAGIKYYRGDVSPNGIQKIEEGYSKAWLHHKGRNKHHLEYWIDYGVNIKEGLVGMKMPTKYVVEMFIDRMCASMNYQKEKYSDRSALEYYNIGKNHYILHKETRELLEFLLNKLAHDGEELTLYYIKNNLLKDNSTF